A section of the Sphingomonas ginsenosidivorax genome encodes:
- a CDS encoding PA0069 family radical SAM protein produces MSKARPVRGATRNHASARFNLPQTEADGDWLDARADIDGEPARLKTTVTVEHPRTIISRNTSPDIGFDRSINPYRGCEHGCIYCFARPSHAYHDLSPGLDFESRLFAKPDAAALLRTELSKPGYLVAPMALGTNTDPYQPIETDWRITRGVIEVLAETDHPLGITTKSDRVVRDLNLLAPMAAKGLVSVTLSITSLDPKIAATLEPRAPTPERRLTAVRRLADAGIPVNVSIAPVIPAITDHEIEHLVARAAEAGAQRVFFLPVRLPWEVAPLFRAWLDAHFPDRAGKVMATIQSLRGGRDNDAGFFTRMQGQGPWADLIRTRIAIACRKHDINHERVPLRRDLFRPPRGPQGELF; encoded by the coding sequence ACGCTCGCGCCGATATCGACGGCGAACCCGCGCGCCTCAAGACCACGGTAACCGTCGAACATCCCCGCACGATCATCAGCCGCAACACCTCGCCCGACATCGGCTTCGACCGCTCGATCAATCCCTATCGCGGCTGCGAGCATGGCTGCATCTACTGCTTCGCGCGCCCCAGCCACGCCTATCACGACCTGTCGCCCGGCCTCGATTTCGAGAGCCGCCTGTTCGCCAAGCCCGACGCCGCCGCGCTGCTCCGCACCGAACTGTCCAAGCCCGGCTACCTCGTCGCGCCGATGGCGCTCGGTACCAACACCGACCCCTATCAGCCGATCGAGACCGACTGGCGCATCACTCGCGGCGTCATCGAAGTGCTCGCCGAAACCGATCATCCGCTCGGCATCACCACCAAGTCCGACCGCGTCGTCCGCGACCTCAACCTGCTCGCGCCGATGGCGGCTAAGGGGCTCGTCTCGGTTACGCTCTCGATCACCTCGCTCGACCCGAAGATCGCCGCCACGCTCGAGCCGCGCGCGCCGACCCCCGAGCGCCGGCTGACCGCGGTGCGGCGGCTCGCGGATGCGGGCATCCCCGTCAACGTCTCGATCGCGCCCGTCATCCCCGCGATCACCGACCACGAGATCGAACACCTGGTCGCGCGCGCGGCCGAGGCGGGTGCGCAGCGCGTCTTCTTCCTCCCCGTCCGCCTGCCCTGGGAGGTCGCGCCGCTGTTCCGTGCCTGGCTCGACGCGCATTTCCCCGACCGCGCGGGGAAGGTGATGGCGACAATCCAGTCGCTGCGCGGCGGCCGCGACAACGACGCGGGCTTCTTCACGCGGATGCAGGGCCAGGGCCCCTGGGCCGACCTGATCCGCACGCGCATCGCGATCGCCTGCCGCAAGCACGACATCAATCACGAGCGCGTGCCGCTCCGCCGCGACCTGTTCCGCCCGCCGCGCGGCCCCCAGGGCGAGCTGTTCTAG
- a CDS encoding NADP-dependent oxidoreductase, whose product MARAWSLKARPQGMPQHTDFAMITIPDRPLAAGEVRIANRWLSVDPYMRGRMNDVKSYVPPFVLGEPMQGGAVGEIVESNADGFAVGDKVQHMMGWRDEAVVPAAQVQKLPAIDVPEQAFLGQLGMPGMTGYFGLTEVAAAKSGDVVFVSAAAGAVGSTVVQIAKARGMTVIGSAGGADKCDWVRSLGADAVVDYKAGVPVVKALGEALKTVGADGIDVYFDNVGGEHLDAALAHARMRARFAVCGMIEVYNSGAATELRYLARLIGNRIQIRGFIVSDYMDRQADFVRDMGALVAAGTLKREETVHDGLDAMPDAFLGLFSGGNRGKMLVRV is encoded by the coding sequence ATGGCACGTGCGTGGAGCTTGAAGGCGAGGCCGCAGGGCATGCCGCAGCATACCGACTTTGCGATGATCACGATTCCCGATCGTCCGCTGGCCGCGGGCGAGGTGCGGATCGCGAACCGCTGGCTGTCGGTCGACCCGTATATGCGCGGGCGGATGAACGACGTGAAGAGCTATGTCCCGCCGTTCGTGCTCGGCGAGCCGATGCAGGGCGGGGCGGTCGGCGAGATCGTCGAGAGCAACGCCGACGGGTTCGCGGTCGGCGACAAGGTGCAGCACATGATGGGCTGGCGCGACGAGGCGGTGGTCCCGGCCGCGCAGGTCCAGAAGCTCCCCGCGATCGACGTGCCCGAGCAGGCATTTCTGGGGCAGCTCGGCATGCCCGGCATGACCGGCTATTTCGGGCTGACCGAAGTCGCGGCGGCGAAGAGTGGCGATGTCGTGTTCGTGTCGGCGGCGGCGGGCGCGGTCGGGTCGACCGTGGTGCAGATCGCCAAGGCGCGCGGGATGACCGTGATCGGATCGGCCGGCGGCGCGGACAAGTGCGACTGGGTCAGGAGCCTCGGCGCCGACGCAGTGGTCGACTACAAGGCGGGCGTGCCGGTCGTGAAGGCGCTCGGCGAGGCGCTGAAGACGGTCGGCGCGGACGGTATCGACGTGTATTTCGACAATGTCGGCGGCGAGCATCTCGACGCCGCGCTGGCGCATGCGCGGATGCGCGCGCGCTTTGCCGTGTGTGGAATGATCGAGGTCTACAACAGCGGTGCGGCGACCGAGCTGCGCTATCTGGCGCGGCTGATCGGCAACCGGATCCAGATCCGCGGCTTCATCGTCAGCGACTATATGGATCGGCAGGCCGACTTCGTGCGGGACATGGGCGCGCTGGTCGCGGCGGGGACGCTCAAGCGCGAGGAGACCGTGCATGACGGGCTCGACGCGATGCCGGATGCGTTCCTGGGACTGTTCTCGGGCGGCAACCGCGGGAAGATGCTGGTGCGCGTCTAG
- a CDS encoding tyrosine-type recombinase/integrase: MRKRDGKRQQLGQFWLWQRPDTGTWNICWLERRPGDEGDVTRRKATTVRGGEADRPPAAAKDALAAHYLEHSRPVRQRRDEALVEDLMADWLKYHVSTLAAPDRYAVSVVHWMDFFDGERRAGRLGAAVTVADLTPSFQARFRTERAKAGAGGHTISRDLAALRGALNWAWKNQKLEHAPFIADVPPQQKAPARDRVLSLQEIAAIMNACSGRPEREHLIAFIVIELGTAGRPEAVLELNDENVDLENNLINLNAVGKVHLRKRRPVLPIARHVLPWVSGTVGKLIKYRVPIAERNRTPGGPTHFERETRSVKTVWNAVCAEAGIVGATPKTLRHTMLTWLARRGVPKEQRMALAGHAAQDTTARNYEHLSPDYLVAAIREVDAFFEALSEHTSAHLRYANDTLVIASLAA; this comes from the coding sequence ATGCGTAAACGCGACGGCAAACGACAACAACTTGGACAGTTCTGGCTCTGGCAACGACCGGACACCGGAACCTGGAACATCTGCTGGCTTGAAAGGCGTCCCGGAGATGAAGGCGACGTCACGAGGCGCAAGGCTACGACTGTTCGAGGAGGTGAGGCAGATCGGCCACCTGCGGCAGCAAAAGACGCGTTAGCCGCTCATTACCTCGAGCACAGCCGTCCGGTGCGTCAACGACGCGATGAGGCGCTTGTCGAAGACCTCATGGCGGATTGGCTGAAGTATCACGTGTCGACGCTCGCAGCGCCCGATAGGTACGCGGTTTCGGTTGTCCACTGGATGGACTTCTTTGATGGCGAACGAAGGGCAGGGCGATTGGGTGCGGCAGTAACCGTCGCGGATCTCACGCCGTCCTTCCAGGCACGGTTTCGAACCGAGCGCGCGAAAGCTGGCGCTGGCGGGCATACGATCAGTCGGGATCTTGCGGCGCTGCGTGGTGCGCTGAACTGGGCTTGGAAAAACCAGAAGCTCGAACACGCGCCGTTCATCGCGGATGTCCCTCCACAGCAAAAGGCTCCGGCGCGTGATCGCGTGCTGAGCTTGCAGGAGATAGCCGCGATCATGAACGCGTGCTCTGGGCGGCCGGAGCGCGAACACCTGATCGCATTCATTGTCATCGAATTGGGCACGGCTGGTCGTCCAGAGGCGGTGCTCGAGTTGAACGACGAGAACGTCGATCTTGAGAACAACCTCATCAACCTCAATGCTGTGGGCAAGGTTCACCTGCGGAAACGCCGGCCCGTGCTCCCGATCGCGCGGCATGTTCTCCCTTGGGTCTCAGGCACCGTGGGCAAGCTCATTAAGTATCGCGTGCCGATCGCCGAGCGCAACCGGACCCCGGGTGGGCCTACGCACTTCGAGCGCGAGACCCGATCGGTAAAGACCGTCTGGAACGCGGTATGCGCCGAGGCCGGGATTGTCGGCGCGACGCCGAAGACGCTGCGCCATACGATGCTGACGTGGCTTGCAAGGCGCGGCGTGCCCAAGGAGCAACGCATGGCGTTGGCGGGACATGCCGCGCAGGATACGACGGCTCGAAATTATGAGCACCTGTCGCCCGACTATCTCGTGGCAGCGATCCGGGAGGTGGATGCGTTTTTCGAGGCGCTGTCGGAGCATACGTCCGCCCATCTGCGATACGCGAATGATACGCTCGTGATTGCGTCACTCGCCGCCTGA